The Hyperthermus butylicus DSM 5456 genome includes a region encoding these proteins:
- a CDS encoding transglutaminase-like domain-containing protein — protein MAGRAKLIAAFVALAVSLAYFASPDTVTSMIIDAARTVYELVQGLTGGGEAPAAQPSTAQPLQAPSSATVPPGTQEPSSEFTVRVEELKKLLEQLQLVPLVSEEASRLLSQLDSLVSAVESGTATPDEALERLGELEDASRLLASRVEEYVGEAVTKAEQVAEEARSLVAGNETMARVLEQVLSVLEEAVRTAREALAAGRHAEAYTAARQALEVAGMLEESLPLYQMALQLLSKAEQLASEARRVSSAALNASTWDALAAAEEAAAAAVEARARLLEALGSFPPNATLVEEAAGLLESASARLSEAEAMLSAEAPAVGEAVGTLERMLKQAKSRLAEAFRAVELVGDKGVKQYLEARLETIRQALSILEDYVARAEQLPPQQLAAAIHAAAAVAGDVEQVKLLATSWAAVLQTVKPRLYVNPANGWLVADVPGTIDAIAFYRANSPEPVLVVRAFNVEDTVAEIDPVMAQFSPLHSRLAVGLSELAGRLKPGRYLVVVAATDPATGELVEAYRGEIVVENEGSVTIARQLEGNPVFSPCSNVSPYRTAILCGYTPSTLAIISLEVYGAYKPTSSAEAAWRVLEWVGRSFTYDTSKAETVPTRIYTPLEMLSTRHGICSDYAVFTAAALLAGGVERAQVVVMPATNHAVAAVEAEGTLLLLDQHLPPIEPGDYVEYVAPKLKENPTVTVYNVEMQGGQTGIPVVTAWFDTRLSTLDTYPEDRLPDEVFTDAAERAAARLGMELNPVLKTVIEQGLAYHVKIVYGLWLGTVTSKPVPVTVYYTPILRSYWEEYITSILAETVEQGYPEAVEGQGSMAALHKIVVVGDGSGDAFYVYAVPLVGLRIDYSVKDGKAVLQVKPSGDISLLVYDAETKQPAAGVVRPGYMYTTIPYIEADEWTCTPAGCTIVFSLKELAQHLQPGRSYTLTVWINKHLVYAIPLQS, from the coding sequence GTGGCTGGTAGAGCTAAGCTAATAGCTGCCTTCGTTGCTCTCGCTGTCTCACTTGCCTACTTCGCTTCGCCCGACACGGTTACCAGCATGATAATCGATGCTGCGAGGACTGTATACGAACTCGTCCAGGGTCTTACCGGTGGAGGAGAGGCGCCGGCAGCTCAGCCGTCCACTGCCCAGCCTCTGCAAGCTCCTTCCTCGGCAACTGTGCCTCCAGGAACACAGGAGCCCTCCAGCGAGTTTACCGTGAGAGTGGAGGAGCTGAAGAAGCTGCTGGAGCAGCTCCAGCTTGTGCCCCTGGTGTCGGAGGAGGCTTCTAGACTGCTCTCCCAGCTAGACTCGCTAGTCTCTGCTGTCGAGTCCGGCACTGCCACCCCTGACGAGGCTCTTGAGAGGCTTGGAGAGCTAGAGGATGCGTCTAGACTGCTCGCCAGCCGTGTCGAGGAGTATGTTGGTGAGGCTGTGACGAAGGCTGAGCAGGTGGCGGAGGAGGCTAGGAGCCTGGTTGCGGGCAACGAGACCATGGCTCGTGTCTTGGAGCAGGTTCTTAGCGTGCTTGAGGAGGCTGTTAGGACTGCTCGTGAGGCTCTCGCTGCTGGACGCCACGCTGAAGCATATACTGCTGCCCGTCAGGCCTTGGAGGTTGCTGGCATGCTTGAGGAGAGTCTCCCACTGTACCAGATGGCTCTCCAGCTCCTCTCCAAGGCTGAGCAGCTCGCATCCGAAGCTAGGAGGGTTTCCAGTGCCGCGCTCAATGCTTCTACGTGGGATGCGCTAGCGGCTGCCGAGGAGGCTGCTGCAGCAGCCGTTGAGGCTAGGGCTAGGCTGCTAGAGGCCCTAGGCTCGTTTCCTCCGAACGCTACACTGGTTGAGGAGGCTGCTGGGCTTCTAGAATCTGCCTCGGCGAGGCTCTCAGAGGCCGAGGCGATGCTTTCTGCTGAGGCACCAGCTGTTGGTGAGGCTGTAGGAACGCTGGAAAGGATGCTAAAGCAGGCTAAATCCAGACTCGCGGAGGCCTTTAGGGCTGTAGAGCTTGTCGGCGATAAAGGCGTCAAGCAGTACCTTGAGGCGAGACTTGAGACCATCAGGCAAGCACTGAGCATACTAGAGGACTATGTAGCGAGGGCTGAGCAGCTACCGCCCCAACAGCTAGCAGCTGCTATACATGCAGCCGCAGCTGTTGCCGGAGATGTTGAGCAGGTGAAGCTCCTCGCTACAAGCTGGGCTGCCGTGCTCCAAACTGTCAAGCCCCGACTCTACGTGAACCCTGCTAATGGCTGGCTTGTGGCCGACGTACCGGGGACGATTGATGCCATAGCCTTCTACCGGGCCAACAGCCCTGAGCCAGTACTGGTTGTGAGAGCCTTCAACGTGGAGGATACTGTAGCCGAGATAGATCCCGTCATGGCGCAGTTCTCCCCGCTCCACAGCAGGCTAGCAGTAGGCCTATCCGAGCTAGCTGGGAGGCTCAAGCCCGGCCGCTACCTGGTAGTCGTAGCAGCCACCGACCCCGCCACCGGCGAACTCGTAGAAGCCTACCGGGGCGAAATAGTGGTCGAGAACGAGGGCTCGGTGACCATAGCCAGACAGCTCGAGGGCAACCCGGTATTCAGCCCCTGTAGCAACGTCAGCCCCTACCGGACAGCGATACTCTGCGGTTACACCCCATCAACACTAGCTATCATCAGCTTAGAGGTCTACGGCGCCTATAAGCCAACCTCGTCCGCTGAGGCTGCGTGGAGGGTGTTGGAATGGGTGGGTAGGAGCTTTACCTACGACACAAGCAAGGCTGAGACTGTACCCACGAGGATCTATACGCCGCTAGAAATGCTCTCAACCCGGCACGGCATCTGCAGCGACTATGCTGTCTTCACCGCTGCTGCACTGCTCGCCGGCGGAGTCGAGAGGGCACAAGTAGTGGTGATGCCAGCTACGAACCACGCAGTAGCAGCCGTAGAGGCTGAGGGCACCCTGCTACTACTAGACCAGCATCTCCCACCAATAGAGCCTGGAGACTATGTAGAATACGTTGCGCCAAAACTGAAGGAGAACCCAACAGTTACAGTCTACAATGTGGAGATGCAAGGCGGCCAGACCGGCATCCCGGTAGTTACAGCCTGGTTCGACACTAGGCTAAGCACACTCGACACCTATCCCGAGGACCGTCTGCCAGACGAGGTGTTCACGGACGCAGCAGAGAGGGCTGCGGCGAGACTGGGAATGGAGCTAAACCCGGTACTAAAAACCGTTATAGAGCAAGGGCTAGCCTACCACGTAAAGATCGTCTACGGCCTCTGGCTCGGAACGGTTACCAGCAAGCCCGTTCCAGTAACCGTCTACTACACGCCTATCCTGCGCAGCTACTGGGAAGAGTACATAACTTCAATACTCGCCGAGACTGTGGAGCAGGGCTACCCCGAAGCAGTAGAGGGCCAAGGGTCAATGGCAGCTCTACACAAGATAGTTGTGGTAGGAGATGGGAGCGGAGACGCATTCTACGTCTACGCGGTACCACTGGTAGGGCTACGCATAGACTACAGCGTCAAAGATGGAAAGGCGGTCCTACAGGTAAAGCCTAGCGGCGACATCTCACTACTAGTATACGATGCTGAAACCAAGCAACCAGCAGCCGGAGTAGTAAGACCAGGCTACATGTACACAACAATACCCTACATAGAGGCCGACGAATGGACCTGCACCCCCGCAGGCTGCACGATAGTATTCAGCCTAAAAGAGCTGGCCCAGCATCTACAGCCGGGCCGCAGCTACACCCTGACAGTCTGGATAAACAAGCATCTAGTCTACGCCATCCCGCTGCAATCCTAG
- a CDS encoding DUF1464 family protein, translating to MARALGVDPGTGSFDLVVVDGEHVVWEKSIPTAEVARNPRVLVEAIREAGPVDIIAGPSGYGTPVVCNEDIVDPEQFALEILLLTPREQLRAGLEKGHVGIAVYKALADVVVELWRERLPVCYIPGVVHLPTVPRWRKLNKIDMGTADKMAVTVLAVYDYARTHGVDYSEATFILVEMGYGYNAVIAVENGKIVDGLGGTLVSPGFLTIGAVDAEVAVAGGCWERSDVFEGGVASICGTAELDRALAMSGRCKEAFQALYEGVEKSVRAMLASVKPREIIVSGRLTRIREVYEEVSRRLEKIAPVRRLGFLEGARNAKEAGQGYAIVGEGLVGGVFSRLVRHMGIPEARGTVMDWIVHPRLRKARARLRRAYLETVVPGKAVEILWEPDIAP from the coding sequence TTGGCGCGCGCCCTGGGCGTAGATCCTGGTACAGGCTCGTTTGACCTCGTTGTTGTTGATGGGGAGCACGTTGTCTGGGAGAAAAGTATCCCCACGGCTGAGGTTGCCCGTAATCCCCGAGTGCTTGTGGAGGCTATAAGGGAGGCCGGCCCAGTGGACATCATCGCTGGACCCTCGGGGTATGGTACTCCAGTGGTTTGTAACGAGGATATCGTCGACCCGGAGCAGTTCGCGCTCGAGATCCTGTTGTTGACGCCTCGGGAGCAGCTTAGAGCCGGACTAGAGAAGGGGCACGTTGGCATTGCTGTGTACAAGGCGTTGGCAGACGTTGTTGTTGAGCTTTGGCGTGAGCGGCTCCCCGTCTGCTACATACCCGGCGTAGTGCACCTCCCCACCGTGCCTCGGTGGAGGAAGCTCAACAAGATAGACATGGGTACGGCTGACAAGATGGCTGTCACCGTGCTCGCCGTCTACGACTACGCCCGGACGCATGGTGTGGACTATAGCGAGGCCACGTTCATACTCGTAGAGATGGGCTACGGCTATAACGCCGTGATAGCAGTCGAGAACGGCAAAATCGTCGACGGGCTTGGCGGCACACTTGTATCGCCCGGCTTCCTCACGATAGGAGCTGTTGACGCTGAGGTAGCTGTTGCGGGGGGCTGCTGGGAACGTAGCGACGTGTTTGAGGGGGGCGTCGCCAGCATCTGCGGCACCGCCGAGCTGGATAGGGCGCTTGCAATGAGTGGCCGGTGCAAAGAGGCGTTCCAGGCCCTCTACGAGGGTGTGGAGAAGTCTGTCCGGGCAATGCTGGCAAGCGTTAAGCCAAGGGAGATAATAGTTTCGGGTAGGCTTACGAGGATACGTGAGGTCTACGAGGAGGTTTCCAGGAGGCTTGAGAAGATCGCGCCGGTACGCCGACTAGGCTTCCTAGAGGGCGCCAGGAATGCTAAGGAGGCCGGGCAAGGGTACGCCATTGTCGGGGAGGGTCTTGTGGGGGGCGTCTTCTCCAGGCTAGTACGCCACATGGGCATACCCGAGGCACGTGGAACCGTGATGGACTGGATTGTACATCCCCGCCTACGCAAGGCTAGGGCGAGGCTACGCCGAGCATACCTGGAAACAGTGGTGCCGGGTAAGGCTGTGGAGATTCTCTGGGAGCCTGATATAGCCCCGTAG